The following nucleotide sequence is from Paenibacillus odorifer.
CGACAGCGACCAGGCAGATGATCGTAACCCACAGTTTGCCGACAAGACTTCTCCAGAAGTTCACTTATTTAGGTACCTCTAGTTTGTAGCCTACGCCCCATACGGTCGTAATCATCGCTGCGGATTCCGGTGATACTTTATTCAGTTTTTCACGAAGGCGTTTTACGTGAGTATCTACAGTACGCAAATCTCCGAAAAATTCATAATTCCAGACATCCTTAAGCAGTTCTTCACGAGAAAATACTTTATCCGGCGAAATAGCCAAATAATGCAGAAGTTCATATTCTTTAGGTGTCAAACTCACTTCTTCACCACCAGCAGTCACACGGTGAGCATCATGCTCAATAATAAGATGAGTAAATACAATGTTATTGCTGGAATTGCTCTCCTTGGACAAGAAAGCAGTTGCCGAAGAACGGCGCATAATAGCCTTCACCCGGTAAATGACTTCACGTGGACTGAAGGGCTTCACAACGTAATCGTCTGCGCCCATCTCAAAGCCCTGAACACGGTTGATCTCTTCGCCTTTAGCTGTAAGCATTAACACCGGTGTTGACTTCACTCCTCTGAGTCTTGTCAGCACTTCCATCCCATCGATGCCAGGCAGCATAACATCCAGCAATATTAGACCGTAGTCATTTGCTGTTGCTTTACGAAGAGCGATTTCTCCGTCTTCCGCTTCATCGATTTCATAACCTTCTTTTTCAAGATACATCTTTAGCAGGCGGCGAATACGTTCCTCATCATCCACTACCAGAATTCTGTTTAAATGATCTGCCATTTCACTACAACCCCTTCATCAATACAGTAGAACGTAATCTTTAAACCATTGTGCAACGTTAACAGGTAAACTATGCTCAGTCCGTCCCCGCGTAAGAATGAAGTCCGGCGATGACTAAATTAACGCCAACCAGAGTAAACATTACGACCAGGAAGCCAAGCACAGCCAGCCAGGCAGATTTTCTTCCTTGCCATCCACGAGCCAAACGTAAATGAAGATAAGCGCTATAGAAGAGCCAAGTGACAAGCGCCCAGACTTCCTTAGGATCCCATCCCCAGAATCTTCCCCAAGCGATTTGCGCCCATATCATTGCAAAGATCAAAGCGCCTAATGTGAAAATAGGAAAGCCAATGGCTATCGCCCTATACGTAATCTCATCTAGATCGCCCTCATCAATTCCGTCCATCACTGGGTGTAAAGCAGTGCCCAGCGGTTTACGTACGATCAAGCGAAGAACTCCGTAGAGGATTAATCCGGAAAGGAGTGACCAAATTACAGTATTAAACTTCCGTCCAGCATTTACACCATTCATCCAAGATGGTGCCTCAAAGAGTGGTTCTTTTATGCCAAGAAACGACTGGAAGCTCTCAATTTCGCTATTGTGAGGTGCCACAATCGGCGGCATTCGATAACTCACTTTCTCTATTGTACTATTTTCCTGCCCGGGGCTGTCAATCGTAACGTTCGGACGGACAAAAACAGTTTCGTAGCCTGCTCCGCGGAATGCAAAAACAGAACCCAGAAACCCAATTATAACAATGATTGAAAAGAGAGTAAATTCGACCAGCCTCTGTTGCTTGCGATCCGCCTTCTCTTTACTGGAAAAATTGACTGTTCGCAGCAGATACATCAGTCCCGCCGCAAACCCTACTGCGAAGAAGGATTCACCTAGTGCAGCCAGTGTTACGTGAATCTTTAAATAGTTCGATTGAAGAGATGGAATCAGCGGCTGTACTTCCTGTGGAAATACTGCGGCATAAGCCATCACAATAATACTGATTGGAACTGCAAAGAGACCCAAGATTACCTTACGATAAATAGCGTACATCACAGTAAAGGCAACCATGACCATCATCGATAAAAAAGTCATGAACTCGTACATGTTGCTGACCGGAATATGCCCTGAGCCCGCCCAACGTGTAAAGAAATAAATAAGATGAAAGATAAGACCTATTGAAGAGAAAATAAAAGCAATTTTGCCCCAACGTGCGGTATGTTCCTCCGGCTTGCGGCCTGACCACTTGCGACCCATGATGGCGATAGTGAATAACATAAACGAACCGCTGTATAATAAAAATGCGGCAATAAAGACAGCGCTGCTGATGTCGAGCAAGCTCATGAAAGGCCTCCTCCATTATCTAATGATTTTTCATCGACTACCAGATCTACTTTTTCTAAAATAGAAACGATCTCACGGCGGAAACCGAACCAGTTCTTGTTCGTATGTCCTCCGAGGATAAGCTCCCCGTTAGCAACGGTAAGCCAGATACGTCTATGCTGCCAGTAGAAGCCAAGCACTAAACCCAGCATCACGATTGCTGCACCTAGCCATACAAACGGCATTGCACGATCAATACGTATATTCAAGTAAGTAGTCGATTCCGAAAAATCAACGTCGCTCATGTTGTCCACTTCAAGCTCAAGAAATCTATTGCTCCCGCCAAGCTTATCGTTAATGGCAGCCTGTTGAAACTGCGCCTTATCCACCTGTTTAGGAAAATAGAAATACTGCTGCCCTTCCGCCGGGAGATCCGGACCTTGTATCAGGAACAAAAAAGCAGGTGCATTCGGATAAGGTGATTTGGAAATCGGCTGTCCATCCTCATTTAGACCAAAATCCATATACTTTTCTTTCAAAGTTAAAGTATAAGGACCCGCCTGAATTGCCCGCGGAGGATTCTTCATGTCCAGCTTAAATTTGCCGAACGCCTCGCCAGTGGTGGAATTCTTAAGCTCAGGCTGTACCGAACGCAGCACCGGGGTCAGATCATAATCAAACTGATACGCTTTCAATCCTTTATAATCCAAAGGTGAATTTACTTGGATATCATGTTTCGTCACCTCGGATAGCTGTGGTTCCTTCGAAGGGTCTCCACAATCCGCGGTGCATTCATAAAGCACAGCTTGGGTCTGGAATAGCTTTGGAAGTATTTTTTTGCCTCGAAATTCCTCAGGCATCTCTTCCTCCGTATAAAACTCCACGGTGAATTTCTCATTTTTCAAATAATAGGTGGTGTCCGGAATCTGTGTGATCTCCCCTTGCGGGAAAGCAAGATGCTGATCCATGTTCAGTCCCGGCAATCCTCTTGCTAATACAGCAAGTAAAAAAATAATTAAGCCAATATGTATTACATAAGGTCCCCAGCGGCTGAAGCGATGTTTCTCTGCCAGCAGAGCTCCTCCATCCGTCTTCACGCGATAGCCCTTTTTACGCATTGGCTGAATTACCCGGGCTACCCAAGCTTCTGGTTCCTCTTGTACTTCAGTTACTAACACAGCTTTTTGCCGAGTTAAGAACTGACGATGTTTCCGAATCTTCTGCCTGGTTAAGGCCTTATAGAGCGGAAGTACTCGGTCCAAGCTACAGATCACAAGTGAAGCGCCGATCATTACGAGTAGAGTTACAAACCACCAGGATTCGTATGTATGTGAAAGTCCAAGTTTGTGATAAATATATCCGGCTGTTCCGTACTCTTGCTTGTAATAAATTGAGGCATCGATATTAAGAAAAGTACTCTCCTGCGGGAAAATCGTCCCTAACATAGAGCCTATAAGTGTCAACACGATCAGATAGATCGCTATTTTGACGGAAGAGAAAAAGTTCCACACCCGATCAATAATCCCCGGGTTAACGCGCTGAGAACGGCGAGCTACGCCATCGTAACGCATTTCCAAATTCTCGCCCCAGTCTGATTCTTTACCCAACGGCTTCCCGCATGCTTCGCATAAAACAGTGCCTACAGGGTTCTGGTGACCACATTCACATTTGGTATTGGTTATAAATGCCTCGCGTTCACTCATCAATCCACCAGCTTCCCAATTTGATCATCAAGTGAATTCAAATCAAGCTGGCCGATATGAATGTTGTCAATTTTACCCTTGGAATTAATGAATAAGGTAGTTGGCAGCGGAGAAATACCATAACTTCGTACAGCATCACGTCCAGTGTCCATCAAAATCGGAAAATCGATGTTTACTTGCTTCACAAAATTCTCGACAGTCATCCGGTCTTCGCCCACATTAATGCCTAAGACCACTACGTCCTTGTCCTTCCATTTCTCCCATTGCGCTTGGAGAGCCGGCATTTCTTTGACACAAGGTGCACACCAAGAGCCCCAGAAATTAAGCACAATAGTCTTGCCCTTATATTCGTCTAGGGTATGAGCCAGACCGTCAAGCCCAAGCAAATCAAAGGAAGGTGCTTTGCTCCCTTCCTCTGGTTTGCCGCTTCCCCCAAATACAGAGGAACCGATGGCATAACCGCCCACTATAACAATTAGAAACAGAATCACGATTTGAATTGGTTTTCTTGCTTTACCCACACGTAAAGCCCCCTTCTGTGACGCAACTCATACTTATGTTGTAAGGTGTGAACATCCTATGAACATTATAGCGAATTTCGTCACAGCTTTAGGGGGTTTAATTGTGAATATTCTGTGTCTTTATGACTCTTTACGTGGAGTTCTTTCTTTAAGCAATCCTGCTTTGGCAATTTGCTGCAAATGGTTAATTTCATCCTTGGTCAAATGACGGTAAGAGCCACGTTTGAGATTTTGCAGCATAATATCCCCGAATGAAATCCGCTTCAGACGGAGTACGGGGTGTGAAATCGCATCAAACATGCGTCGTACCTGACGGTTACGTCCCTCGTGAATCGTGATGCTGATAACCGCTTCCTTGTTTGCCTCATCAATATCTTTGTACTCTACTTCCGCAGGCGCTGTCATGCCATCTTCCAGCTTAATGCCAGCTTTCAGCTTGTCCAATGCAGTACCATGCGGTATACCCTTGACCGTAGCATGATACGTCTTAGGTACATGATGCTTCGGATGGGTTAGCAAGTTAGCAAAGTCCCCATCATTTGTCAGCAGCAGCAAACCTTCCGTATCGTAATCGAGCCGGCCTACAGGGTAAACCCGTTCAGTAATTCCTTTTAGGTAGTCAGTTACAACCTTACGACCCTTTGGATCGGAAGCGCTTGTGATAACTCCCTTAGGTTTGTTGAACATAATATAGATTTTGTTCTCGCCCCGGATCAGTCTACCGGAAACTTTAATAATATCTGTTGCGGGGTCCACCTTCGTGCCAAGCGTAGTTACGAGTTCCCCGTTGACTTCCACTTTACCGGCCAAAATCATTTCTTCACACTTACGTCTGGACGCCACACCGGCCTGCGCCAAAATTTTCTGTAATCTTTCCATATTCGACTAGTCACCTCAGATCAATGATAACCATCAGAGGGATAAATCACAAGTTCATTCCAAGGAAAAAATGCTCCTGGGCAGGAATTATTGTGGGGTTCGATGATTAAAGGGGAGATTTGGTAGCGTTCTACTAATTCTAAAACGAGTTTAGCCGTTGCAAAAAGCTGCTCCTGCCTTCCGGATATTGGAGGATCGCCCACTTCCTTACCAAAATCGCCTTCCAAACAAATATGAATATATTCCGGATCTGTCAGTAGCGGTGCTGCATAAATTGCGCCATCCACTCCTACCCAGAAGTCAAAACCTTTACCGTTAATGGATGTGCAGCTAGAATGATGCAAAATAAAACCTTTATAGTTCATTGCGGAATGCCCCCCTCCACATTGCTGCAATAGCATATGTTCAGGGGGGCAATGGGGTGACTATCCAAATAATAGCAGACACACAGCGATCGCAGCGACAAAGCCGACAACATCGGAGAACAGTCCAACCTTAAGCGCATAACGGCCATTCCGTACGCCTACAGCTCCAAAGTAAACGGTCAAAACATAAAGCGTAGTATCTGTGCTCCCCTGTATGGTGGAAGCAATCATACCAATTAAAGAATCCGGGCCATGCACACGGATTAGATCCGTAGTGTAAGCAAGCGACCCAGTCCCCGTAAGCGGCCGAAGAAGACCAAGCGGCAATACTTCTGCAGGAACACCCAGCCCCCGCAGGGCTGGGGATATGAAGCCCATAAAAAAGTCCAGCGCACCAGAAGCGCGAAAAACACTGATCGCAACCAGCATCCCCACAAGATGGGGAATAATCGCAATGGCCGTGCCAAACCCATCTTTCGCGCCTTCAACAAAGGATTCGTAGACTGGCACTTTGCGCGTAAAAGCATAGAGCGGGATGAACGTGATCATGACCGGAATCGCCCACGCCGATATGAGACTGATGAACTGGTACAAATCACGTTCACCCTTTCAATGAGGAATTAGGGAGTATTGTCTTCGTCAAAGGAGGAACCCCAGACTTTGCTGAAGGGGGCTTCGGCGGTTTGCGCAGTAAAGTCAGCCTTCGGAAAAACCGGTCTGCCGCAATCGCTGCAAGTGTCGCCACGGCCGTTGCTGCAAGTGTTGTACCTACTATGCCTGCGGGATCGGCTGAACCATAGTTTAACCGGATGGCAATCAGTGTGGCTGGGATAAGCGTAATGCTTGCTGTGTTAAGTGCTAGAAGAGTACACATGGCTGGTGTGGCGGTCTCTTTATCAGGGTTGAGCTTTTGCAGCTCCTGCATCGCCTTGATGCCCATTGGCGTTGCGGCATTGCCTAGTCCCAGCAGATTAGCACTCATATTAGAGAGAATATATCCAATGGCAGGATGCCCTTTCGGCACATCAGGAAATAAAAAAGCTACGACAGGGCCAAGCACCTTGGCAATCTTTTTAAGCAATCCTGCATCTTCTGCTATCTTCATGATTCCAAGCCAGAACACAAGCACACTGATTAAGCCAAAACTTACCGTTACCCCACTCTTGGCTCCGTCGAATACGGCGGCTGTAAACTCATCCATTCTGCCGTTAACGGCGGCGAACAGAAAACCGATGATGATCATTCCTAGCCAAATCCCGTTAATCATGGATACGCCTCCTTCTTCATTCATCAGCCCATTTTCTTATTTCGAACTCGCTCGCATTTCAAATAAAGCTTTCAGCGCACTACCCAGCGCCTGGAACCAATTATTTGCCGGATAAGCCTGTGCTAGAGTAGGACTGTACTTTTTCATATAAGCAGATTGCTCAGGAGGCAGGTTCTCAGGAGTATACACCGGCACGCGGCCTATTTCTTTCCCGCCCAGCTCCAGCACAAGCGCCCCTTGCAATCCAAAATTCGCTCGCGTAGCTTCGGCTGAAGCCGTTTCCTTCTGATTTAAAACAAGTTTCGTAATCACTCTATTTTGTTCACCTTGTCCAAGTGGATAAGCAAAGGTTTTGGAGGTTACAAAGTTATAGCCCGTCACGGCATCCCCACGTTCAATCAATGTTTTGAGCGGATAGTGATTAAACCCAAAGTTTAGCAGGGAAGCATGATCATTCCAGTCATCGCCATCATTTATAGTAACTGCGACAAGCTGCTGGCCGTTTCTGGTGGCAGAGCTGACAAGGCAGCGCAGAGCTTTTTTGGTATAACCTGTCTTTACACCGTCCGCTCCCTCGTATAAATACAGCATCTTATTTTTGTTTCTCCATTTGTAATCCCATTTCTCATTTGGATTGTCTGCAGTTTTCTCCTGCGTCTTCACAATTTCTTTAAATACAGGATTATGAAGAGCATAAGCGGTCAGAACAGCCAAGTCGTTGGCACTTGAATAATGCCCTTCAGCGTCAAGACCATGGGGATTAGCAAAATGAGTATGGGTTAGCCCTAGCTCCTCAGCCTTAGCGTTCATAAGGTATACAAAACCTTCCTCAGAACCACCGATATGCTCAGCGATCGCCGTTGCTGCATCATTCCCTGAGCGCAGCATCAGGCCATACAGCATATTTTCCAGCGTCATCTCTTCCCCCTGCTGCAAGTAAATAGAAGAGCCTTCTTTCGCATAGGCATTTTTTCCTACTTTGACTTTAGAGGCTAAATCACCATTCTCAATGGCGACGAGGGCGGTCATAATTTTGGTCAAGCTGGCAATAAGCATAGGCTCATCCCCACGGCTGCTGTACAAAATACGCCCGGATTCCACATCAATCAGTGCCGCTGCTCTTGCATGTGTAGAGATAGAGCTGTTCTCGGCCTGAATTGAAGATAGCGGCGCCAGAAGCAGCAGCGAAAGGCACAATATTAAGGCGAATGGCCATTTACGGGTTATTGTCTTCATGTTCATCCTCCGGCTTCTTATCGGATCTTAAGTAAAAGTGTTTATGTTGTACAAGTGTATGCGGACCAGCCTTAGGGTATGTCCACTCCTTGGGATGTTCCACACAAAATATCCCCACAACGTGAGGCCTTGCTTCGATATTTTCTCAGGTAATTTGCGGGAAACAAAATATCCTTTCTGATACGTCAAAAAAGGGACACCGCCTGATGTATGGCGATATCCCCGAGGCTATTTGTAGAATTATGTGTACCTAATGAGTTGAAGATTGAGATGTACTTGGATCGGTTTTAACAGGTGCTGCTGCTGGTGTGGCGGGTGTTGGCGGCGTTTGAGCTGCAGCATTGCTGGTTTGGAACATGGTTTGAATTTTGTCGATGAGCCCTGGTGTTGCGTCGATGATTTTTTCGAATAGGTGAGTTTGATTGTCCAGAGGGACAATATTCACTCCATCCTTACCTACCACTAAAAAAGCGATCGGTCGAATGGAGACGCCTCCCCCGCTACCTCCACCAAATGGAAGCATTTTGACTCCACCTTGGGAGCTTGAACCACTTATAGAATCTTCTACTCGATAATCACTACCACCAGCAGCAAATCCAAAGGCAACTTTACTGATAGGCAGGATGATGCTGCCGTCAGGGGTTTGTACCGGATCTCCGACAATGGTATTCACATCTACCATGCCCTTGATATTTTCCATCGCTGTTTGCATTAGGCCTTGAATAGGATGGTCGCTCATATTGTTTCCTCCTTTAATTGAGTACGATTTCTCTTTCTTCTACAGCGTATATCATCCCCACATCCGCCCATTTGTATGTAACTTTCATTTTAAACTTTCCCATGTGGCTCCTGACGCATCTGTTTCAGCAGATTTCTCCAATGGCCGAGCCCGCCTTTTTCACGCAAGACACGCCGAGATAGCCGCATTAAGGCATACAAAGTATAGCCGACTGACATTTTCCCCTTACAGACAAACTCCATTGCAAAACAAAGCTCATCTTCAAAAACAGGCTTAACAAAAATTCGAGGGTGCTGCTGCAATTTCACCCACTGTGAAATAAAACCAACAATACTCCACTTCAGGCCCCAAACCGCTCCCGATGCGGTCGCAGTATCTGCTGCATCACCAAGAGAGAAATCGGTGGACCAATCGAGCTTTGATATTTTGACATGAGCTACAGTCTCTTTTAACCATTCCTTCAACCCGCGTGTAGATTTTACAGCTTGGTTAACATTGTCGCGCCAGTGCATTACTCTTTCTTTATCGAATATCTCTTCTTTTACGGTATCTACACCTGTCGTCGCAGTCCCTGTCTCTTTAAACTTTCCCCACACACCCTGCTCCAATCCCTTAAAGACTAATTGGGGAAGTTCATAGTGAAGCTTTATCAGACCAAAAAGAGAGGTAACATCTAATTCGAGCAGGTCATTTTTTCCATGTTTATAACACCGTATGCGGAAATCGATAGATGAAGACAGGACCAGGATCAGGGCCAGTACAAGCAAAACGAGGGGAATTGCAAGCCATAACGTCACGTATTTACCTCCAAGAAACCTTAATAATGGGAACCTTTGGTTTAGTATGGCAATTTAAGCTGGAAAAAATTCGGGGTTTGCATAAAAAATATGAGCTTAAATAAAAATAGGGACTGTCCCAAACCACATAAATGGTTTAAGGGCAGTCCCTTCAATACAATTATTAGCGTTCTCGTACGAACTATGGCAGCTCGACATCCTCAAAAGTCATTTGAGTGTCCAGCTTATTGAACAATAGCTGTGTCTCTTCTTCCAAATTATCCGTGGACTCAAAGTTTGTCGGTTCCGGCAGATCCTTTAGACTGGCAAGACCAAAGCTCTCCAAGAAGGATTTAGTCGTCCCGTACAGAATTGGCCGGCCTACCGCTTCCGCACGACCAACCTCATGAATCAAATCCTTGTTATTCAGCGTATGAATTGCGCGTTCCGACTTCACACCCCGGATTTCTTCAATCTCCACCCGCGTAATCGGTTGGCGATAAGCCACGATTGCAAGAGTCTCTAAGGCGGCCTGAGACAAGGTTGATCTGGATGGTGAATAGGCCAGACGCTCAAAATAGTGGGCATGATCAGGCAATGTAGCCAGGCGATAATTCCCGGCAATTTGCACTACCTGTAAGCCCCGCTCCTGTGCTACATAATCTTCTTTCAGTTCCTCTAAGGCTCCAGCCGCAAGCTCTGGGCGCTGTTCCGTAATTTCAGCCACTTGGCGCACAGAGATTCCTTCATCCCCTGATAGAAACAGCAGACCCTCAATAATCGATTTCAGCGTTTTGTAATCCATTGAAGTGTTCTCCTCCTCTCCACTCCATTACGATGTCATCAAACAATTTCTCTTGGTAGCAAAAAATCGCCTTCATTTTCATCAGTTCCAGAATCGCAAGAAAAGTAACTACGATTTCGTGCCGTGCCATTTCATCGTGAAGCAGTGCCGAGAAATGCAACTTACCGCCTGTTCCTCTGCGCTGCAGCGCATCTGATACATCACGTATACGATCTTTTACCGATATTTCATCCCGGGTAATCCGCTGGTAAGAAGACCTTCTGGCAGCCTTACTTAGCGCTTTACGAAAAGCGGCTATTAAGTCTGAGGTATGTAGTCCTTTTAGCGTTTGATCAATCTCTTCTGGCACGAATGGACCCAAATCCTCAGGCTCCTTCGTAAAAATCAAGCTCCGCTCGCTCTCCATATCCATTAGATGTACAGCAATACTCTTGAACTTACGATACTCAATCAGTCGCTGAACAAGTTCAGCTCGTGGATCAAATTCATCCTCTTCGTAATATTCAAAATCATCGATCTCAATGACCGGTGGTTTGGGCAGCAATAGCTTGCTCTTTATAGATAAAAGGGTAGCGGCCATCACGAGAAATTCACTCGTAATATCCAATTCAAGCTCCTGCATGCTACGCAGGTATTCCATATACTGTTCGGTGATCTCGGCGACCGGAATGTCCTGGATGTCGATTTCCGCCTTATCAATTAAATGCAAGAGCAGATCCAGCGGACCTTCAAACGTCTCCAGCTTGTACAATACAGTCACGAAGCATCCTCCCGCCAAAAAAAGTAAAGTGCAGCGCCCGTCTGGACGCTACACAAGTAGAAAGGGCTCTTATAATCCATGCTTTCTTCTTATACTATAAATAAGCACGAATTCGACTGATTCGTCAATAGCTGACTTACTTAAACAGTTTGTTAAGATTCGCCATTTCAATCGCAGCAGTCGCAGCATCCCAACCTTTATTGCCTGCTTTAGTTCCTGAACGCTCGATGGCCTGTTCAATATTTTCAGTAGTAACTACGCCAAAAATGGTTGGCACGCCGGTCTTAAGATTGATAGCGGCTACCCCTTTGGCAACTTCATTACATACATAATCATAGTGTGTAGTGGAACCACGGATAACCGTTCCTAAGGTAATTACGGCGTCGTATTTGCCGCTTTCAGCCATTTTTTGCGCGATCAATGGAATTTCAAATACCCCTGGAACCCAAGCAACATCCACTTCATCATCACCGACACCATGGCGTTTAAAGGCATCGAGTGCACCTGACAAAAGCTTGCTGGTAATAAATTCATTAAAACGTCCTACAACAACTCCGTATTTTAACCCCTCAGAAACTAAGTGTCCTTCTAAATATTTCGGCATATCCATCATCTACCCTTCGTTTTTTATAATGTATGGTTAAGCTTTCGAATCCTCATTTTGTTCAATATCGTCAAAAGACAGCATATGTCCAAGCTTCGCTTGCTTCGTGTGGAGATAGTTGGTATTGTCCTTGTTCTCCGGCATTTGTATCGGCACGCGCTCAACGACTTCCAATCCATAACCCTCCAGCCCTTTGATCTTACGCGGGTTGTTCGTGAGCAGACGGATTTGGCGCACACCCAGATCCTTCAGAATCTGTGCTCCAATTCCATAGTCACGCAGATCTGCTGGAAAACCAAGCTTTAGATTCGCATCTACAGTGTCAAGTCCTTCCTCTTGCAGCTTGTAAGCCCGAAGCTTATTGATAAGGCCAATGCCTCTGCCTTCTTGGCGCATATAGAGCAACACGCCCCTGCCGGCAGTTTCGATCTGCCGCAGTGCAGCTTCAAATTGCGGGCCGCAATCGCAACGATGGGAGTGGAATACATCACCCGTCAGGCATTCGGAATGAACACGTACAAGTACTGGCTCATCGCCGGAAATATCTCCTTTTACCAAAGCTACATGCTCTTTATCATCGACTTCATTTGTATAAGCAATGGTCTGGAAATCCCCAAAATCGGTAGGAAGACGTACTGAAACCTCGCGAGTAACGAGTTGTTCTTTTTCATTGCGATAATGAATAAGATCCTTGATACTGATCAGCTTAAGATCATGCTTGCGGGCAATTTCGATTAGATCAGGTAAGCGGGCCATTGAGCCATCTTCCTTGATAATCTCGCAAATGACACTGGCTGGATAAGCGCCACACATCCGCGCTAGATCAACAGCAGCCTCCGTATGTCCGGAGCGGCGCAGAACGCCACCTTTTTTCGCAATCAGCGGGAACATATGCCCCGGTCTGCGGAAATCAGCAGGTTTCGCTTTTGGATCGATCATGGCCTTAACGGTCAAAGATCTTTCCCCCGCAGAGATCCCAGTGGTTGCATCAATATGGTCAACAGATACGGTAAAAGCCGTACCGTGATTATCGGTATTGTGGGTTACCATGGCTTGCAGTTCAAGTTCTGCCGCACGCTCCTGGGTAATAGGCATACAAACCAATCCACGTCCCTCAGTAATCATAAAATTGATGACCTCTGGTGTCGCCCGTTCAGCAAGGGCTATAAAATCCCCTTCATTCTCACGATCTTCATCATCCACTACAATGATGACTTTACCGCGCATTAAGTCATAAATCGCATCTTCAATCGGATCCAAGACACTTTCCTTTTTCGATTGCTCGCTCATGATCCTATCCTCCTAAAAGCTTTACGAAAGATTATTCCCTTCTTCGTAAGCAAACTCTTTATTTAAACAAACCCGTTCGCCGCCAAAAAATCATGACTAATCCCGGAGCGGCTCTCGCCTTCTTCATCTTGGGCGGCTGAGCCATAATGCAATAAATGATCTACATATTTGCCAAGTACGTCACACTCGATATTTACACTATCCCCGGCCCGTTTGTGCGTCAGAACTGTTTCCCCTAACGTATGCGGAATAATGGACACTGCCAGCGATGAGGCCGTAGTCTTCACTACAGTTAAACTAATGCCGTCGATTGTGATCGATCCCTTAGGGATAATATATTTAAATAGTGATTTACGATCCGGTGCAATCTCGAATACGACAGCATTTTGATCACGTTTTACACTCTTAATAATGCCAGTGCCATCAACATGTCCTTGAACAATATGTCCTCCAAAACGCCCGCCAGCTGCCATCGCTCGTTCCAGATTCATCCGGCTGCCGGGCTTCAGTTCCTTCAGGTTGCTATTC
It contains:
- the scpB gene encoding SMC-Scp complex subunit ScpB, producing the protein MDYKTLKSIIEGLLFLSGDEGISVRQVAEITEQRPELAAGALEELKEDYVAQERGLQVVQIAGNYRLATLPDHAHYFERLAYSPSRSTLSQAALETLAIVAYRQPITRVEIEEIRGVKSERAIHTLNNKDLIHEVGRAEAVGRPILYGTTKSFLESFGLASLKDLPEPTNFESTDNLEEETQLLFNKLDTQMTFEDVELP
- a CDS encoding segregation and condensation protein A, translated to MTVLYKLETFEGPLDLLLHLIDKAEIDIQDIPVAEITEQYMEYLRSMQELELDITSEFLVMAATLLSIKSKLLLPKPPVIEIDDFEYYEEDEFDPRAELVQRLIEYRKFKSIAVHLMDMESERSLIFTKEPEDLGPFVPEEIDQTLKGLHTSDLIAAFRKALSKAARRSSYQRITRDEISVKDRIRDVSDALQRRGTGGKLHFSALLHDEMARHEIVVTFLAILELMKMKAIFCYQEKLFDDIVMEWRGGEHFNGLQNAEIDY
- the ytfJ gene encoding GerW family sporulation protein, with the translated sequence MSDHPIQGLMQTAMENIKGMVDVNTIVGDPVQTPDGSIILPISKVAFGFAAGGSDYRVEDSISGSSSQGGVKMLPFGGGSGGGVSIRPIAFLVVGKDGVNIVPLDNQTHLFEKIIDATPGLIDKIQTMFQTSNAAAQTPPTPATPAAAPVKTDPSTSQSSTH
- a CDS encoding nucleoside recognition domain-containing protein is translated as MINGIWLGMIIIGFLFAAVNGRMDEFTAAVFDGAKSGVTVSFGLISVLVFWLGIMKIAEDAGLLKKIAKVLGPVVAFLFPDVPKGHPAIGYILSNMSANLLGLGNAATPMGIKAMQELQKLNPDKETATPAMCTLLALNTASITLIPATLIAIRLNYGSADPAGIVGTTLAATAVATLAAIAADRFFRRLTLLRKPPKPPSAKSGVPPLTKTILPNSSLKG
- a CDS encoding DUF2953 domain-containing protein, translating into MTLWLAIPLVLLVLALILVLSSSIDFRIRCYKHGKNDLLELDVTSLFGLIKLHYELPQLVFKGLEQGVWGKFKETGTATTGVDTVKEEIFDKERVMHWRDNVNQAVKSTRGLKEWLKETVAHVKISKLDWSTDFSLGDAADTATASGAVWGLKWSIVGFISQWVKLQQHPRIFVKPVFEDELCFAMEFVCKGKMSVGYTLYALMRLSRRVLREKGGLGHWRNLLKQMRQEPHGKV
- a CDS encoding D-alanyl-D-alanine carboxypeptidase family protein; this encodes MKTITRKWPFALILCLSLLLLAPLSSIQAENSSISTHARAAALIDVESGRILYSSRGDEPMLIASLTKIMTALVAIENGDLASKVKVGKNAYAKEGSSIYLQQGEEMTLENMLYGLMLRSGNDAATAIAEHIGGSEEGFVYLMNAKAEELGLTHTHFANPHGLDAEGHYSSANDLAVLTAYALHNPVFKEIVKTQEKTADNPNEKWDYKWRNKNKMLYLYEGADGVKTGYTKKALRCLVSSATRNGQQLVAVTINDGDDWNDHASLLNFGFNHYPLKTLIERGDAVTGYNFVTSKTFAYPLGQGEQNRVITKLVLNQKETASAEATRANFGLQGALVLELGGKEIGRVPVYTPENLPPEQSAYMKKYSPTLAQAYPANNWFQALGSALKALFEMRASSK
- the ribH gene encoding 6,7-dimethyl-8-ribityllumazine synthase, with the translated sequence MPKYLEGHLVSEGLKYGVVVGRFNEFITSKLLSGALDAFKRHGVGDDEVDVAWVPGVFEIPLIAQKMAESGKYDAVITLGTVIRGSTTHYDYVCNEVAKGVAAINLKTGVPTIFGVVTTENIEQAIERSGTKAGNKGWDAATAAIEMANLNKLFK